In Deltaproteobacteria bacterium, a single genomic region encodes these proteins:
- a CDS encoding beta-ketoacyl-[acyl-carrier-protein] synthase family protein has translation MNKTGGHRRVVVTGIGMVTPLGIGKRQFSERLFRGDSGIEAIAAFDTSRLSSHLGAEIKTFNPLDFLSAKNARRMDRLSRLTAASARLAVEDAQLIIHSQNRDRVGIIFGTAYGPTDLKIRCTEILLTEGPSRVNPTLVPNSVLNAPAGHASLELGFRGVNTTVTHQGASGETALVYAAMELHRGTMDVVLAGGADILSDFFFESLVRFRAVSPVDGQEEKARPFDVRRNGPVAGEGCGILCLESLEHAIKRGAIPYCEMTGWGMSSSPASPVGWPQNGKGIVLAMKRALRRARLRPSDIDTIQGAGNGGVLADAIETEALMDLFGPTSGGPTVSSVKGALGESFSSGGVRAAALALSIQAGKVPPTLGLENPIVHFPFTMEQLKEMDIRHGLLNTVSSGGTNVSITMSRLE, from the coding sequence GCAATTGCCGCTTTTGACACGTCTCGTTTGTCTTCTCATCTCGGCGCGGAAATAAAGACGTTCAACCCCCTTGATTTTCTCTCGGCGAAAAACGCACGTCGCATGGACCGCCTCTCCCGGCTGACTGCCGCCTCGGCCCGTCTCGCTGTGGAAGACGCGCAACTTATCATTCATTCACAGAATCGGGATCGTGTCGGCATCATTTTCGGTACCGCATACGGCCCCACAGATCTCAAGATTCGCTGCACGGAGATTCTTTTGACGGAGGGTCCGTCCCGTGTCAACCCGACTCTGGTACCCAATTCGGTCCTGAACGCCCCTGCCGGGCACGCCTCTTTAGAACTGGGGTTTCGGGGCGTTAACACAACAGTAACCCACCAAGGCGCTTCGGGAGAAACCGCCCTTGTCTATGCCGCCATGGAATTGCATCGGGGCACGATGGACGTCGTCCTTGCCGGTGGTGCTGACATTCTGTCCGATTTTTTCTTCGAGAGTCTGGTTCGATTCAGGGCCGTTTCACCCGTGGACGGCCAGGAAGAAAAAGCGCGCCCCTTCGATGTCCGTCGCAATGGCCCTGTCGCCGGTGAGGGATGCGGGATCCTCTGTCTGGAATCGCTGGAACACGCCATCAAAAGGGGAGCGATCCCCTATTGCGAAATGACCGGTTGGGGGATGAGTTCGTCACCGGCCAGTCCGGTCGGCTGGCCGCAGAATGGGAAAGGAATCGTCCTGGCGATGAAAAGGGCGTTGAGAAGAGCCCGTCTTCGGCCATCGGATATCGATACCATCCAGGGCGCGGGAAACGGTGGAGTCCTTGCCGACGCCATCGAAACAGAGGCACTGATGGACCTGTTCGGACCAACCTCCGGCGGGCCGACCGTATCCTCTGTCAAGGGGGCCCTGGGCGAGAGTTTTTCCTCAGGCGGCGTGCGAGCGGCGGCCCTTGCTTTGTCCATTCAGGCGGGGAAGGTCCCTCCGACATTGGGGCTGGAGAATCCCATCGTGCACTTTCCCTTTACCATGGAACAATTGAAGGAAATGGATATCCGGCACGGGCTGCTGAACACCGTTTCCTCGGGGGGGACGAATGTATCCATCACGATGAGCCGGCTTGAGTGA
- a CDS encoding paraquat-inducible protein A → MESVKEKPLDGSIIACPDCDLLQRVPVLPPGGRARCCRCRHILMTNKVSSIERTLALSIAAFIFLLIANLQPLLSLSAFGRHTSTTVFGSVLVMWERGYEITAVLIGFCGLLAPAVYIVFMVAINLAALYPPAPWWIGILVHWAARQQNWSMLEVMMLGILISLIKLSDIATIIPGVGMYAVGLLIILLTLIKISFAPDTIWQRIRWAHPSRPLGPAHAETFPSTGRIS, encoded by the coding sequence ATGGAATCGGTGAAAGAAAAACCCCTGGATGGAAGCATCATCGCCTGCCCGGATTGCGATCTGCTCCAACGGGTTCCTGTTTTACCGCCGGGGGGGCGCGCACGTTGCTGCCGCTGCCGCCACATACTCATGACCAACAAAGTCTCGTCCATTGAACGAACCCTGGCCCTGTCCATTGCCGCCTTCATCTTTCTTTTGATCGCCAACCTTCAACCTCTGCTGAGCCTTTCCGCATTCGGACGGCACACAAGTACAACGGTCTTCGGGAGCGTCCTGGTGATGTGGGAAAGGGGCTATGAAATCACCGCCGTCCTGATCGGCTTCTGCGGCCTTCTGGCACCGGCCGTTTACATTGTTTTCATGGTGGCAATCAACCTGGCCGCTCTTTACCCGCCGGCTCCCTGGTGGATTGGTATCCTGGTGCACTGGGCCGCCCGGCAGCAAAACTGGTCCATGCTTGAAGTGATGATGCTCGGCATCCTCATTTCCCTGATCAAACTATCCGACATCGCCACGATCATTCCCGGTGTCGGCATGTACGCAGTGGGACTCCTGATCATTTTGCTGACCTTGATAAAGATCAGTTTCGCCCCTGATACGATCTGGCAGAGAATCCGATGGGCCCACCCTTCCCGCCCCCTTGGTCCGGCTCACGCCGAAACCTTCCCATCCACGGGGAGGATCTCATGA
- a CDS encoding paraquat-inducible membrane protein A: protein MSVLSLTSLKVGLVRCETCGLLSRPYSLQNPGYCPRCGYKLFLRRHKTFQYTWALIIAATICYIPAITLPVLTRITITYTKDDTIIDGIIALYAEGSWHLALIVLIASIIIPIAKLIALGYLLVIAKYHSQAASIDRIRLYRLIDFVGRWSMLDVFVVTFAVALIQLQPFLTTRPARGVLFFAAVVVLTLLATKTFDPRLIWDSDIERKEVHDR, encoded by the coding sequence ATGAGCGTGCTTTCGTTGACTTCTTTGAAAGTCGGACTGGTCCGTTGCGAAACCTGTGGTCTCCTTTCACGGCCTTACAGCCTACAGAACCCGGGTTACTGCCCCCGGTGTGGTTACAAACTCTTTTTACGCCGCCATAAAACGTTTCAATACACATGGGCCTTGATCATTGCCGCCACGATCTGTTACATTCCCGCCATTACCCTGCCGGTGTTGACGAGAATCACCATCACCTACACCAAAGATGATACCATTATTGACGGAATCATCGCCCTGTATGCCGAAGGCTCCTGGCATCTGGCACTGATTGTGCTGATTGCGAGCATCATCATCCCCATCGCCAAATTGATTGCCCTGGGCTATCTGCTGGTCATAGCCAAGTACCATTCCCAGGCGGCCAGCATCGACCGGATCCGGCTCTATCGCCTGATTGACTTCGTGGGACGCTGGTCCATGCTGGATGTTTTCGTTGTAACCTTTGCCGTGGCACTCATCCAGCTCCAACCCTTCCTGACGACCAGGCCGGCCAGGGGTGTTCTGTTCTTCGCCGCCGTCGTTGTTCTGACATTACTGGCGACCAAAACCTTTGATCCTCGCTTGATCTGGGATTCCGACATCGAAAGGAAGGAAGTCCATGACCGATAA
- a CDS encoding MCE family protein has product MTDNTDYSQIPTATAEPKKRAIFSVVWIIPILAAVVALGIAIEHFLSEGPTITIVFKSAEGIEAGKTFIKYKDVNIGQVIQVKLSENYQKVVVTAKIDKSAEGLLVGDAKFWVVRPRVTLSGISGMSTLLSGNFIAFEAGNSSTPRFDFQALDIPPLVMETEPGRQFVLRAPTLGSLGIGSPLYYRQLNVGRVIAYDLAGDGKSVNIRIFVDNPYENYVTEQTCFWQASGIDVSLGASGLNVKTQSVLSLLIGGIAFETPPSVASGQPAEANTVFTLYQDRTTAMSQEDQIVVHYTLYFNESLRGLAITAPVTLHGLPIGQVTAVELEYPPAATNPRPRVEIALFPRRFMKHADLPHRAEGQRKNCDACNAFLQKLVNRGLRAQLRSANLLLGHRFIALDFFPGSPPADVDWRRDAPILPIAASDLVDFEGKINTILSKLEKIPYAEIGEEMKETFAVLNKTVGRVESELLPEAQKAMGDLRRALDAAEKILASSEQHLVGRDAPVRQELREALQEITRAARAIAIFTEYLEQNPAALIRGKAPEVP; this is encoded by the coding sequence ATGACCGATAACACTGATTATTCGCAAATACCAACCGCGACGGCGGAACCAAAAAAACGTGCCATATTCTCCGTTGTCTGGATAATTCCCATTCTGGCTGCGGTTGTTGCCCTCGGCATCGCCATCGAACATTTTCTGAGTGAGGGACCGACCATCACCATTGTATTCAAATCGGCGGAAGGCATCGAGGCAGGCAAGACCTTTATCAAATACAAGGATGTCAACATCGGACAGGTCATCCAGGTCAAACTTTCAGAAAACTACCAGAAGGTTGTCGTAACCGCCAAAATCGATAAAAGCGCCGAGGGTCTTCTGGTGGGCGACGCCAAATTCTGGGTGGTGCGCCCCCGGGTCACTCTAAGCGGCATATCAGGTATGAGCACCCTGTTATCCGGTAACTTCATTGCCTTTGAAGCCGGAAATTCCTCAACACCCCGTTTTGATTTTCAGGCGTTGGATATCCCCCCCCTTGTCATGGAAACGGAACCGGGGCGTCAATTTGTCCTGCGGGCACCAACACTGGGATCTTTGGGTATCGGATCGCCCCTTTATTATCGCCAATTGAACGTGGGACGCGTTATCGCTTACGATCTGGCCGGAGACGGCAAATCGGTCAACATCCGTATTTTTGTGGACAATCCTTATGAGAATTATGTTACGGAACAGACTTGCTTCTGGCAGGCAAGCGGTATTGACGTTTCCCTTGGGGCAAGCGGGCTCAATGTGAAAACCCAGTCCGTCCTTTCTCTTTTGATCGGCGGCATCGCTTTTGAAACGCCTCCGTCTGTCGCATCCGGCCAGCCGGCTGAGGCAAATACCGTCTTCACCCTTTATCAGGACAGAACAACCGCCATGTCCCAGGAGGACCAGATCGTCGTTCATTACACCCTTTATTTTAATGAATCCCTACGGGGTCTGGCAATAACCGCACCCGTTACCCTCCATGGCCTCCCCATCGGTCAAGTCACCGCTGTCGAACTGGAATATCCCCCAGCGGCCACGAACCCCCGACCCCGGGTGGAGATAGCCCTGTTTCCCCGGCGATTCATGAAGCACGCAGACTTGCCCCACCGGGCGGAAGGGCAAAGAAAAAATTGTGACGCTTGCAATGCCTTCCTCCAAAAACTGGTCAACCGGGGGCTTCGTGCTCAGTTACGAAGCGCCAACCTGCTCCTCGGTCATCGCTTCATCGCCCTGGATTTCTTCCCGGGAAGTCCCCCTGCTGACGTTGACTGGCGCCGTGACGCGCCCATTCTTCCTATCGCGGCCAGCGATCTGGTGGATTTTGAAGGGAAGATCAACACGATTTTATCCAAACTGGAAAAAATCCCCTACGCTGAAATCGGTGAAGAAATGAAGGAGACCTTTGCGGTGCTGAACAAAACCGTTGGCAGAGTGGAAAGTGAACTGTTACCGGAAGCACAAAAAGCCATGGGGGATCTGCGTCGAGCCCTTGATGCGGCGGAAAAAATATTGGCAAGCAGCGAACAGCATCTGGTGGGCCGGGATGCCCCGGTGCGGCAGGAACTGCGGGAAGCCCTGCAGGAAATCACCCGAGCCGCCCGGGCCATCGCCATCTTCACCGAATATCTAGAACAAAATCCCGCCGCCCTTATCCGGGGAAAGGCGCCGGAGGTACCATGA
- a CDS encoding membrane integrity-associated transporter subunit PqiC — protein MMKNPVLTWLCCLLFCLCGCYASQPPRFYTLTATAKPTVLTFRTPISVGPVIVPALVDRPQMVMRLDQNQVRIDEYNRWAVSLQHEIARVVAENLAVKLGSPGVTVFPQSAPDAAAVRVKIDIKCLEAAKTDRTVTLDAHWSLRIPGEERVVSGRTFQQKTWTTSGCDGQLAAYNRILERLSEDIAASLLQLEESWS, from the coding sequence ATGATGAAGAATCCCGTACTGACATGGCTTTGCTGTCTGCTTTTCTGTCTTTGCGGCTGCTATGCGTCGCAGCCTCCACGTTTTTACACACTGACGGCCACGGCCAAACCGACGGTGCTTACATTCCGCACCCCCATTTCTGTCGGGCCGGTGATTGTTCCGGCCCTTGTCGATCGCCCCCAGATGGTGATGCGCCTTGACCAGAATCAGGTGCGGATAGATGAGTACAACCGTTGGGCGGTTTCCTTGCAGCACGAAATTGCCCGGGTCGTCGCCGAAAACCTTGCGGTCAAGCTCGGATCCCCCGGGGTGACTGTTTTCCCCCAATCAGCACCGGATGCCGCCGCTGTAAGGGTTAAAATCGACATCAAATGCCTTGAAGCCGCGAAGACCGACCGGACTGTCACCCTGGATGCCCACTGGAGCCTACGTATTCCCGGAGAGGAGCGGGTTGTTTCGGGCCGGACATTTCAACAAAAAACCTGGACGACATCCGGTTGTGACGGGCAACTCGCAGCATACAATCGAATCCTGGAACGTTTAAGTGAGGACATTGCGGCAAGCCTCCTCCAGTTGGAGGAAAGCTGGTCTTAA